A window of the Nitrosococcus wardiae genome harbors these coding sequences:
- a CDS encoding Flp family type IVb pilin: MSNLTQKIRSFLRDEEGLTMTEYAVAGGLVVMGAVGMFSLLGKNISARINEIAQAVSGTAATQ, encoded by the coding sequence ATGAGCAATCTGACCCAAAAAATCCGTTCTTTCTTGCGCGATGAAGAAGGCCTAACCATGACCGAATATGCGGTGGCAGGTGGTTTGGTCGTAATGGGTGCTGTTGGAATGTTCTCACTGCTGGGGAAGAATATTAGCGCCAGAATCAATGAAATTGCCCAGGCTGTCAGCGGTACCGCAGCTACTCAGTAA
- a CDS encoding nucleoside deaminase, with product MNPEFMAEAIRLASQGMGDDLGGPFGALVVRDGEILGRACNGVIRLRDPTAHAEIQAIRMACQNLNHFHLEGCALYCSCEPCPMCLGAAYWAHLDGIYYAASREDAASIGFADAAIYDELCLEPSRRHIPMIQLMREEVLDVFRRWKEKSDRILY from the coding sequence ATGAATCCAGAGTTCATGGCAGAGGCAATTAGGTTAGCAAGTCAAGGCATGGGCGATGATCTTGGAGGACCTTTCGGGGCCCTGGTAGTTCGTGATGGGGAGATACTGGGGCGCGCTTGTAATGGGGTCATTAGGTTGCGTGATCCCACCGCCCATGCGGAAATTCAAGCCATTCGGATGGCTTGTCAGAATCTTAATCATTTTCATCTCGAGGGTTGTGCTTTATATTGCAGTTGTGAACCTTGCCCCATGTGCTTGGGGGCTGCTTACTGGGCCCATCTCGATGGTATCTACTATGCCGCTAGCCGAGAAGATGCAGCCAGTATTGGTTTTGCCGATGCCGCAATTTATGATGAACTCTGCCTTGAGCCGAGTAGGCGTCATATTCCCATGATCCAACTTATGCGGGAAGAGGTTCTCGATGTCTTTCGGCGCTGGAAGGAAAAATCGGATCGAATCCTTTACTGA
- a CDS encoding CPBP family intramembrane glutamic endopeptidase produces the protein MNRRQAWVDIILALILVGVSGVAIGLMGALMAQHQFSLLLILQGVVILLGLRLLLAMRGQSWRHLGLQAITFKDLGRTLVGLFSCIGANMVLTTVIFMIDPPLLKQHMSQLKVIATYLSGEIPFAGIIAMMFFVGVYEEITARGFLLTRCRTALGGRWGPVLLSSFMFGLGHLYQGWIGVAQTTLFGIVLAALTIRWGTLWPAIFAHAILNTFSLVVLERLAEQVP, from the coding sequence ATGAACCGGCGGCAAGCATGGGTGGATATTATTCTTGCCCTGATCTTAGTGGGGGTGAGTGGAGTAGCTATTGGGCTAATGGGCGCATTGATGGCCCAGCATCAATTTTCCTTGCTATTGATATTGCAGGGAGTGGTCATTCTCCTCGGCTTACGCCTCCTGTTGGCCATGCGGGGGCAGAGTTGGCGGCACCTTGGATTACAAGCAATCACTTTTAAGGATCTGGGCCGGACGCTGGTAGGGTTGTTCAGTTGTATTGGCGCCAATATGGTGCTGACAACGGTGATATTTATGATTGACCCGCCATTACTCAAGCAACATATGAGTCAGCTTAAAGTGATCGCCACTTACTTGAGTGGTGAAATACCCTTTGCCGGAATTATCGCTATGATGTTCTTTGTGGGGGTGTATGAGGAAATAACGGCCCGAGGTTTCCTCCTGACTCGATGCCGGACTGCATTGGGAGGCCGATGGGGGCCCGTATTGTTATCCTCCTTTATGTTCGGATTAGGTCATCTCTACCAAGGATGGATCGGAGTAGCGCAAACGACTCTGTTCGGCATTGTGCTTGCCGCTTTAACGATACGGTGGGGAACCCTGTGGCCGGCAATTTTTGCCCATGCCATACTCAATACCTTTTCCCTTGTGGTTCTAGAACGGCTTGCTGAGCAAGTACCGTAA
- a CDS encoding ABC transporter ATP-binding protein translates to MTAVLELLNLSKSYWEGETEHRVLHGLTATVQKGECVVLLGRSGSGKSTLLNLIAGIDFPSTGEVKINGISLMQLSEEDRTLLRRRHIGFIFQFFNLIPTLTVEENLLLPLELNGRNSPAERAHARNLLQEVGLLERAQSSPDELSGGEQQRVAIARALVHDPLLILADEPTGNLDLETGQRVLSLLDRLTKQAGKTLIMVTHSPEVVGQADRILRLRAGGLVAEELPQ, encoded by the coding sequence ATGACGGCAGTATTAGAACTCCTTAACCTTAGCAAATCTTACTGGGAAGGCGAGACTGAGCACCGGGTACTCCATGGGCTCACCGCCACTGTGCAAAAGGGTGAATGCGTGGTTCTACTTGGGCGCAGCGGCTCGGGTAAATCCACCCTCCTCAATCTTATTGCGGGCATTGATTTTCCCAGCACCGGTGAAGTGAAAATCAATGGGATATCTCTAATGCAACTCTCCGAAGAAGATCGGACCTTGCTGCGCCGACGCCATATTGGATTCATCTTTCAATTCTTCAATCTCATCCCCACCCTGACTGTAGAAGAAAATCTGCTGCTGCCACTGGAGCTTAATGGTCGCAATAGTCCCGCTGAGCGCGCTCACGCCCGAAATTTGCTCCAGGAAGTCGGCCTCCTAGAACGGGCTCAAAGCTCTCCAGATGAACTCTCCGGTGGCGAACAACAGCGGGTGGCCATCGCCCGAGCCCTAGTCCACGATCCCTTGCTCATACTGGCTGATGAACCCACGGGGAATCTGGATCTGGAAACCGGACAACGGGTTTTATCCCTCTTAGACCGTCTCACCAAACAAGCCGGCAAAACTCTCATCATGGTCACCCATAGCCCAGAAGTGGTCGGGCAAGCGGATCGCATTCTGCGGTTACGCGCAGGAGGATTAGTCGCCGAGGAGCTCCCCCAATGA
- a CDS encoding A24 family peptidase gives MLTSISFTAFSVLVWLLIATSYMDLKSHRIPNVLTFGGALLGLALQTWFLGLEGLFSGLGGLTLGLLLYLPFYLLGGMGAGDVKLLAAVGAFLGAKGILMAAIFSLFAGSFIGIGVLIARGVFLEVWRPYATTAKFLLLAGTYIPPQTNRNLNTRFPYAVAIAAGTLGAVFLLA, from the coding sequence ATGCTTACCTCTATCAGTTTCACCGCTTTTAGTGTCTTAGTATGGCTGTTAATTGCCACTAGTTATATGGACTTGAAATCTCATCGTATCCCCAATGTTTTAACTTTCGGCGGCGCTTTGTTAGGACTGGCATTACAAACCTGGTTTTTAGGTTTGGAGGGATTGTTTTCCGGCCTGGGAGGATTGACTCTCGGTTTGTTGCTGTATCTGCCTTTTTATCTGCTCGGCGGCATGGGGGCAGGGGATGTAAAACTCCTGGCGGCGGTGGGCGCCTTTCTGGGGGCCAAAGGCATATTAATGGCTGCCATTTTCAGTCTCTTTGCCGGTTCATTCATTGGCATCGGGGTGCTCATTGCCCGGGGTGTTTTTTTGGAAGTCTGGCGTCCCTATGCCACCACGGCCAAATTTCTGCTGTTGGCGGGAACCTATATTCCCCCGCAGACCAACAGGAATTTGAATACCCGTTTTCCCTACGCCGTGGCCATTGCGGCGGGAACTTTGGGTGCGGTCTTTTTATTGGCGTAG
- a CDS encoding FAD-binding and (Fe-S)-binding domain-containing protein produces the protein MMPQLSSNYSFQELSKAIQGEVLTDRLSRMLYATDASPYQQLPLGVVRPRSVEDCVVLIDFANRHRISLIPRAAGTSLAGQCVGEGLVVDVSRHLTKVLEIDVQGRRARVQPGVVLDGLNEQLRPSGLMFAPDPSTSSRCQIGGMMGNNAWGLHSLRDGTTRDHVLAVKAVLSDGSVVGFGPLSPGELEAKLALNSLEGKIYRAVVEAVEEQREVILDRYPSTRGIPCNQGYPLDLLAQGQPWVSDGRPFNLAPFFCGSEGTLSLVVEATLKLVPLPKERTLIGAHFSSLEGALGAVAMVLEHQPVAVELLDKTILDLARSNPEQANNCAWIEGAPAAVLLIELEGDGGQLQGRGEALAGALGGGNGCYGAPVLPFPEQAWAVRRAGLGLLMGVAGKRKAVTGIEDTAVAVADLPQYVIQVRTLMARYQVDCVIYGSAGRGLLHLRPKLDLELVEDQARFQSIMTQMVELVKAFRGVFSAKHGDGRLRASFLETLLGKEIIALLRRIKQAADPHQCFNPGKILEPPPLLDSLRTQQETPLGPTLSFLDWSKDQGLRGAGARCNGAAVCLKGAGQGTMCPSYRVTQEEQHGTRGRANVFRQVLASPGGLTGRDSPLLKEALDLCLACKGCKTECPAGVDMALMKAEFLQQYQNRYGLPWRARALSQFQRLAWLGSFLPAVANGLLALKWPRRALKLHPQRQLPTLAHRTFSSQLRDRSPHAHGGHLGEVVLINDLWTEFFAPQIGMSAVNCLEQLGYGVTVTPWLSSGRIQLSQGLLTHAQERFQEAITVLYPYAAEGKPLIGLEPSELLTFRDEALVLLPVGESRRRAEAIAGKAQLFEEFMAREAAVGHIHPSFFDDRSRRILVHGHCHGKALAGMQPLLDTLALMRGAVIEAIPSGCCGMAGAFGYEQEHYELSLRIGELVLLPAVRRAPAGTLVCAPGISCRTQIKDGTQVLAYHPAELLQKALLSV, from the coding sequence ATGATGCCTCAATTAAGCAGTAATTATTCCTTCCAAGAGCTTTCAAAAGCAATCCAGGGGGAAGTGCTGACCGATCGTTTGAGCCGGATGCTTTATGCTACCGATGCTTCTCCCTATCAGCAACTCCCCTTGGGGGTGGTTCGCCCTCGCAGTGTTGAAGATTGTGTGGTGCTGATAGATTTTGCTAACCGTCACCGGATTTCCCTGATTCCCCGTGCCGCGGGTACTAGTTTGGCAGGCCAATGTGTGGGTGAAGGGTTGGTGGTCGATGTTTCTCGGCACTTGACCAAAGTGTTGGAAATTGATGTCCAGGGTCGCCGGGCGCGGGTACAGCCGGGAGTGGTTTTAGATGGCTTGAATGAGCAGCTTCGGCCCTCAGGCTTGATGTTTGCACCGGACCCTTCGACGAGCAGCCGTTGTCAGATAGGCGGCATGATGGGCAACAATGCTTGGGGTCTGCACAGCCTCCGCGATGGGACGACTCGGGACCATGTGCTTGCGGTTAAAGCGGTCCTTAGTGATGGCAGTGTAGTTGGCTTTGGACCGCTAAGCCCCGGCGAATTGGAAGCGAAACTGGCGCTGAATTCCCTGGAAGGGAAGATTTACCGTGCCGTGGTTGAGGCTGTGGAGGAACAGCGGGAAGTGATCTTAGATCGCTATCCCAGTACCCGCGGGATTCCTTGCAATCAGGGTTATCCTCTGGACCTATTAGCCCAGGGGCAACCCTGGGTGAGCGATGGTCGGCCTTTCAATCTAGCGCCTTTTTTCTGTGGTAGCGAGGGGACCTTGTCACTGGTTGTTGAAGCCACCTTAAAACTGGTCCCTCTGCCAAAGGAGCGGACCCTCATTGGGGCTCACTTTAGTAGCCTTGAGGGGGCCTTGGGGGCAGTGGCCATGGTGCTAGAGCACCAGCCGGTGGCGGTGGAGTTATTGGATAAAACGATATTGGATTTGGCCCGAAGTAACCCGGAGCAGGCAAACAATTGTGCCTGGATAGAAGGGGCGCCGGCGGCGGTGCTGCTCATTGAACTGGAAGGTGATGGGGGCCAATTGCAGGGGCGGGGGGAGGCTTTAGCGGGAGCCTTGGGTGGGGGGAATGGCTGTTATGGGGCGCCGGTGCTGCCATTCCCGGAACAAGCATGGGCAGTGCGCCGCGCGGGTCTGGGGTTGCTCATGGGGGTAGCGGGTAAACGTAAGGCCGTGACCGGTATTGAAGATACTGCGGTTGCCGTGGCGGATTTACCCCAATATGTTATCCAGGTGCGAACTTTAATGGCCCGCTATCAGGTTGATTGTGTGATTTATGGATCGGCAGGGCGGGGGTTGTTGCACTTGCGGCCCAAGTTAGATCTGGAGCTGGTGGAAGATCAAGCCCGCTTTCAATCCATCATGACTCAAATGGTGGAACTGGTGAAAGCGTTTAGGGGGGTTTTTTCCGCCAAACATGGTGACGGACGGTTACGGGCCTCGTTTCTGGAAACCCTCTTGGGCAAGGAAATTATTGCCCTGCTGCGCCGCATTAAGCAGGCGGCCGATCCCCACCAGTGCTTCAATCCTGGCAAAATCCTGGAGCCTCCCCCCTTGCTGGACTCCCTCCGCACCCAGCAGGAAACCCCTCTAGGACCTACGTTGTCGTTTCTAGATTGGAGCAAAGACCAAGGCTTACGGGGCGCTGGGGCCCGCTGCAATGGGGCGGCCGTCTGTCTCAAAGGGGCCGGTCAGGGAACCATGTGTCCCTCCTATAGGGTGACCCAGGAAGAGCAGCATGGTACCCGGGGCCGGGCCAATGTTTTCCGGCAAGTGTTGGCTTCGCCTGGAGGGTTGACAGGTAGAGATAGCCCTTTGCTTAAAGAGGCGCTGGATCTATGCCTGGCTTGCAAGGGGTGTAAGACTGAATGTCCGGCTGGGGTTGACATGGCGCTCATGAAGGCAGAATTCCTACAGCAATACCAGAACCGCTATGGTCTTCCCTGGCGCGCTCGGGCGTTGAGTCAGTTCCAACGTTTGGCCTGGCTAGGCTCCTTTCTGCCCGCCGTGGCCAATGGACTATTGGCTTTGAAGTGGCCTCGGCGAGCATTAAAGCTGCATCCTCAACGCCAACTTCCCACCCTGGCGCATCGAACCTTTAGTTCCCAGCTTCGAGACCGCTCTCCCCATGCTCATGGGGGGCATCTTGGCGAAGTGGTGCTGATCAATGATCTCTGGACCGAGTTCTTTGCTCCCCAGATTGGGATGTCGGCCGTCAATTGCCTAGAGCAACTGGGATATGGAGTCACCGTGACCCCCTGGTTGTCGTCAGGAAGGATTCAGCTCAGTCAGGGGTTGTTGACTCACGCCCAGGAGCGGTTTCAGGAGGCGATTACCGTCCTTTATCCCTATGCCGCCGAAGGCAAACCATTAATTGGGTTGGAACCGTCGGAGTTGTTGACATTCCGGGATGAAGCTTTAGTTTTGTTGCCCGTGGGCGAGAGCCGCCGTCGGGCTGAAGCCATTGCGGGCAAGGCCCAGTTATTCGAAGAGTTCATGGCCCGGGAAGCGGCCGTTGGACATATCCATCCGTCATTTTTTGATGATCGAAGCCGCCGTATTTTGGTTCATGGCCATTGTCACGGCAAGGCCCTTGCTGGAATGCAACCCCTTTTAGATACGCTAGCCTTGATGAGAGGAGCGGTTATCGAAGCTATTCCTTCGGGTTGCTGCGGGATGGCGGGAGCTTTTGGCTATGAACAGGAGCATTATGAGTTGTCGTTGCGTATTGGTGAGCTGGTGTTATTGCCGGCGGTTCGCCGGGCCCCAGCGGGCACATTGGTGTGTGCACCGGGCATCAGTTGTCGGACCCAGATCAAAGATGGTACCCAAGTCCTGGCCTATCATCCTGCGGAGTTGTTGCAGAAAGCGCTTCTCTCTGTTTAG
- a CDS encoding tetratricopeptide repeat protein, whose amino-acid sequence MSTSLLGCATATKPPPENRDAAAPDPQAVQKAIETGDQAFKAGNRDLALFHYVKVLTLDQENINALYKIATIHREKRNTELAEKAYRDTLKQKANHAGALEGFGLLQLHKKEFELAKDKFAAAVKIDPKRWRAHNGLGVIADLRKDYVTAQQHYQAALEIKPGLPLLLNNLGYSHYLAGDWELARSFFEKILAKDSRYEKAWANLGLIYVRQGHHDKATGAFQNIMDEPESLYHIGYILMMEGEHRTAEKYFRKAIHASPTYYPEANDNLEKIQALLKANG is encoded by the coding sequence TTGTCAACCTCACTTTTGGGTTGCGCCACTGCCACCAAGCCTCCTCCTGAGAATAGGGATGCCGCTGCCCCCGATCCCCAAGCTGTTCAAAAAGCGATAGAGACTGGCGACCAAGCCTTCAAGGCAGGCAATAGGGATCTGGCCTTATTTCATTACGTCAAGGTCTTAACCTTAGATCAAGAAAATATTAATGCCCTCTATAAAATAGCCACCATACACCGGGAAAAAAGAAATACGGAACTAGCCGAGAAAGCTTATCGGGACACGCTAAAACAAAAAGCGAATCATGCCGGAGCATTGGAAGGATTCGGATTATTGCAACTCCATAAAAAGGAGTTTGAGTTGGCGAAGGATAAATTCGCAGCCGCGGTTAAAATAGATCCAAAACGCTGGCGGGCCCATAATGGCCTGGGGGTGATTGCTGATCTTCGCAAGGATTACGTCACTGCACAGCAACATTACCAAGCCGCCCTGGAAATCAAACCAGGACTTCCCTTGTTACTCAACAATCTCGGGTATTCCCATTATCTTGCGGGGGATTGGGAATTGGCCCGTTCTTTTTTTGAAAAAATCTTGGCCAAAGATTCTCGTTATGAAAAGGCCTGGGCTAATCTGGGTCTTATCTACGTACGTCAGGGCCATCATGATAAAGCCACAGGCGCTTTCCAAAACATTATGGATGAACCCGAATCCCTCTACCATATCGGGTATATTCTGATGATGGAGGGCGAGCATCGAACCGCTGAAAAATATTTCCGTAAAGCCATCCATGCTTCACCCACCTATTATCCAGAAGCCAATGACAACTTGGAGAAAATTCAGGCCCTTCTTAAAGCAAACGGATAG
- a CDS encoding helix-turn-helix transcriptional regulator, with translation MRKEASASERLTLLLIDLRQQRGELTSPDGKSDLQHILEQQAVVHHISWTGDIPKKIVETAAQVFFFEYDYPDIARLSFLQQTKLHYPSIPIILVTEQHSEAFAVWAFRSRVWDYFVKPLVVDDILHCMESLELVVAERHRGMSRKAILPPHSIPTDARFRPSSQKKNAINAGISYIEKHLHENIFQSQVAELCGMTPFQFSRYFKQAYGMTFQEFVIRRRMTEAVRLLKNPSASVTDVCYTVGFRDLSYFTRTFRRYVGMTPSRYKADLENLHTSLSSSSQVS, from the coding sequence ATGAGGAAGGAAGCATCGGCTTCAGAAAGGTTAACCCTACTTTTAATCGATCTGAGGCAGCAGAGGGGAGAGCTAACGTCACCTGATGGCAAGTCTGATCTCCAGCATATCCTGGAACAGCAGGCGGTTGTGCATCATATTTCTTGGACGGGGGATATCCCCAAGAAGATAGTGGAGACGGCAGCTCAGGTCTTTTTTTTCGAATACGATTATCCCGACATTGCTAGGCTTTCATTCCTCCAGCAGACTAAGCTCCACTATCCCTCTATCCCTATTATCTTGGTCACGGAACAACATTCCGAGGCATTTGCTGTCTGGGCGTTTCGTTCGCGGGTTTGGGATTATTTTGTAAAGCCCCTGGTAGTCGACGATATTCTGCACTGCATGGAAAGTCTTGAGCTTGTAGTTGCAGAGCGGCATCGAGGAATGTCCAGGAAAGCGATTTTACCCCCCCATTCCATACCTACCGATGCCCGTTTCCGACCTTCGTCGCAAAAAAAAAACGCCATTAATGCGGGCATCTCTTATATAGAAAAGCATCTCCATGAGAATATTTTCCAATCCCAAGTAGCCGAGCTTTGCGGCATGACGCCTTTTCAGTTCAGCCGCTATTTCAAGCAAGCCTACGGCATGACCTTCCAAGAATTTGTTATCCGCCGGCGGATGACCGAGGCCGTGCGCTTACTTAAAAATCCGAGCGCCTCGGTTACGGATGTTTGCTATACCGTGGGCTTCCGGGATCTGTCTTATTTTACCCGCACCTTTCGGCGTTATGTGGGCATGACTCCTTCTCGCTATAAGGCCGATCTGGAGAATTTGCATACTTCCTTGTCTTCTTCCTCCCAAGTTTCCTAG
- a CDS encoding FtsX-like permease family protein — MIPVLWRANWRSLKQHPWQIALALLGIALGVAVVIAIDLANSSAHRTFLLATESVAGRATHQIIGGPDGLSEQFYTRLRLHHRVKPAAPIVEGNVYLTGEKGQQLRLLGIDPFAEQPFRDYLSGTGTGSEIDIPALLTEPGTVILEQATAQRLGFQQGEQFTVQVGTRNLSLKVAGIFQGDNLAQEGLADLLMADVATAQEVLGLLGKLNRIDLILPSGKAGVAQQTRLKNLLPPGAELIETSARSQAVTEMTRAFQINLTALSLLALLVGSFIVYNTVTFLWLQRRRLIGLLRAIGVARKQIFLLLLSEALVLGALGSVGGALLGIGLGEFLLGLVSQTFNDLYFALQVRDLSITSESLAKGIALGLGATLAATLVPAREATQVPPGTALRRSPLEAQARRWLKGSALIGGSLLIAGTLLLLMPSKSIFLGFVGLTGLQVGCALLVPALGTFLLALARPLLGRSFGTLGQLAARGIVASLSRTGVAMAALTLAISATVGIGVMIDSFRLSVSQWLSTTLQADLYVSIPGSSLTPANSTLDSTLIDRITTIPGVAAISTIRRVRLEDREGLTDVAVLEPAPQSFASFQFTAGNPEKAWEAFVHEEAVLVSESYAYHHDLSPGSSLRLRTDRGQHTFTVAGVYRSYRSDRGGVTIHRHTYQRYWSDSGVSGIGIYAQPNRDLESLRQILLERISPEHELQISTNRSIRELSLQIFDRTFAITEVVRLLAGLVAFAGIFSALMALQLERTREFGILRATGLIPRQLWWLVTGQTGLMGLVCGLLALPLGLLSAMGLIYVINRRSFGWSMEFAISPEILLQGILLALIAALLAGIYPAWRMANTIPAAGLREE; from the coding sequence ATGATTCCGGTGCTGTGGCGAGCCAACTGGCGCAGTTTAAAACAACACCCTTGGCAGATCGCCCTAGCACTGCTAGGTATTGCCCTTGGCGTGGCCGTTGTCATTGCCATTGACCTTGCCAATAGCAGTGCTCATCGGACCTTCCTATTAGCTACTGAAAGTGTGGCAGGGCGAGCAACCCATCAGATCATTGGCGGACCCGATGGCCTTTCAGAACAGTTTTATACCCGGCTGCGGTTGCATCACCGGGTAAAGCCTGCTGCCCCTATTGTAGAAGGTAATGTTTACCTGACGGGTGAAAAGGGCCAGCAATTGCGGCTGCTGGGTATCGATCCCTTTGCAGAGCAGCCGTTCCGCGATTATTTGAGTGGAACAGGCACGGGTTCAGAAATCGACATTCCAGCCCTGCTCACGGAGCCCGGCACGGTCATACTCGAACAAGCAACGGCCCAACGGTTAGGGTTTCAACAGGGCGAGCAATTCACCGTCCAGGTCGGAACCCGAAACCTCAGCTTGAAAGTGGCGGGCATTTTTCAAGGAGACAATCTGGCTCAAGAGGGACTTGCGGACTTACTCATGGCCGATGTCGCCACTGCTCAAGAGGTTTTAGGCCTACTGGGAAAACTAAACCGTATTGATCTGATCTTGCCCTCTGGCAAAGCGGGGGTTGCCCAACAAACACGGCTAAAAAATCTCTTACCGCCGGGGGCAGAGCTTATCGAAACCAGTGCCCGCAGTCAGGCCGTAACGGAAATGACCCGGGCCTTTCAAATTAACCTTACCGCCCTTAGCTTACTGGCGCTACTGGTCGGAAGCTTTATCGTCTACAATACGGTCACCTTTCTCTGGTTGCAACGACGACGTCTCATTGGCCTATTACGGGCTATTGGCGTAGCTCGAAAACAAATCTTCCTCCTGCTTCTCAGCGAAGCGCTCGTTCTTGGCGCCCTAGGTTCGGTAGGGGGCGCACTCCTGGGCATCGGTCTAGGCGAATTCCTCTTGGGGCTGGTGAGCCAAACCTTCAATGATCTTTACTTCGCCCTCCAGGTCCGTGACTTGTCTATCACTTCGGAGAGCTTGGCTAAAGGCATCGCCCTAGGTCTAGGCGCTACCCTTGCGGCCACTTTGGTCCCTGCCCGGGAAGCGACCCAGGTGCCCCCGGGTACGGCCCTACGCCGCTCCCCCTTGGAAGCCCAAGCCCGGCGTTGGTTGAAGGGAAGTGCTCTGATAGGCGGGAGCCTATTAATCGCCGGGACTCTGCTGCTCCTGATGCCGAGTAAAAGCATCTTCCTAGGCTTTGTGGGCCTGACCGGACTGCAAGTAGGGTGTGCCCTGCTGGTACCGGCCTTGGGCACGTTCTTACTTGCCCTGGCCCGGCCATTACTGGGCCGTAGCTTTGGGACTCTAGGACAATTGGCCGCTCGGGGCATTGTGGCGAGTCTCAGCCGAACCGGCGTGGCAATGGCTGCTCTTACCTTGGCAATCTCTGCCACGGTAGGGATTGGCGTCATGATTGATAGCTTCCGGCTTTCAGTCAGTCAATGGCTCTCCACGACCTTACAAGCCGACCTTTATGTCTCTATTCCCGGTTCTAGCTTAACTCCTGCCAACAGCACCCTGGATTCGACCTTGATTGACCGTATTACTACCATTCCAGGAGTCGCCGCTATCAGCACCATACGCCGAGTAAGGCTGGAGGACAGGGAGGGGTTGACCGATGTGGCTGTTCTTGAACCTGCCCCCCAGAGCTTTGCCAGTTTTCAATTTACGGCTGGGAATCCGGAAAAGGCCTGGGAGGCGTTTGTCCATGAAGAGGCCGTACTGGTTTCTGAGTCCTATGCTTATCATCATGATCTCTCACCCGGATCAAGCCTCCGGCTGCGCACTGATCGAGGCCAGCATACCTTCACTGTAGCTGGAGTTTACCGCAGTTATAGATCCGATCGGGGAGGAGTAACTATCCACCGCCACACTTACCAGCGTTATTGGTCCGATAGCGGAGTCTCCGGCATTGGGATTTATGCCCAACCCAATAGAGACCTTGAATCACTTCGTCAAATCCTGCTGGAAAGAATCAGTCCAGAACATGAACTACAAATCAGCACTAACCGGTCTATTCGCGAACTTTCATTGCAGATCTTTGACCGCACATTCGCCATCACTGAAGTTGTACGTCTACTTGCTGGACTGGTGGCTTTTGCCGGTATCTTTAGCGCGCTGATGGCACTCCAATTGGAGCGCACGCGGGAATTTGGAATACTGCGAGCCACGGGCCTCATCCCCCGGCAACTATGGTGGTTAGTAACAGGACAAACCGGGCTTATGGGGCTAGTTTGTGGCCTACTGGCACTTCCCCTAGGATTGCTGTCAGCCATGGGGTTAATTTACGTGATTAATCGCCGCTCTTTTGGCTGGAGTATGGAGTTTGCCATTTCTCCTGAGATTCTCTTACAGGGAATTCTGCTGGCCTTGATCGCAGCCTTATTAGCGGGTATTTATCCGGCATGGCGAATGGCCAACACCATTCCGGCTGCGGGACTAAGGGAGGAGTAA